One stretch of Candidatus Epulonipiscium sp. DNA includes these proteins:
- a CDS encoding spermidine/putrescine ABC transporter substrate-binding protein, translating into MKKLGFITFLLFSIATVLSSCTTSDSTGNKTVLNIYNWGDYIDEDVIKGFENKYGIKVNYDTFATNEDMYVKIKSGGSNYDVIFPSDYMIEKMINENLLQKIDLNNISNYDLIDSQFKNLDYDPNNEYSVPYMWGTVGILYNKTMVDEPIDSWDILWDKKYAKQIFMLDSQRDSIGVALKKLGFSFNTREVSELEQAKQALIEQRPLVLAYVGDEVKDKMIGEEAAFAVVWSGDAVYCKRENPNLEYVIPKEGSNFWFDAMAIPSSAKNKEEAEMFINYLCETDIAFANTNYIGYSTPHIAAKEMLEEDILYDRAAYPLEEDIAHCEIFKDLGGFVKEYDRIWTEIMAQ; encoded by the coding sequence ATGAAAAAACTAGGATTTATTACTTTTTTACTGTTTTCCATAGCCACTGTCCTATCTTCCTGCACAACCAGTGATAGTACAGGTAATAAAACGGTTCTCAATATTTATAACTGGGGAGATTATATCGATGAAGATGTTATAAAAGGATTTGAAAACAAATATGGGATTAAGGTAAACTATGATACCTTTGCTACTAATGAAGATATGTACGTTAAAATTAAATCAGGGGGAAGCAATTATGATGTTATTTTCCCTTCGGACTATATGATAGAAAAAATGATTAACGAAAACCTACTCCAAAAAATAGACTTAAATAATATCTCTAACTATGACTTAATAGACAGCCAATTTAAAAACCTAGATTATGATCCTAACAATGAATATTCCGTTCCCTATATGTGGGGGACTGTAGGAATTCTTTATAATAAGACCATGGTTGATGAGCCGATTGATAGCTGGGATATTCTTTGGGATAAAAAATATGCAAAGCAGATATTTATGCTAGATAGCCAAAGAGATTCCATAGGGGTTGCCCTAAAAAAATTAGGTTTTTCCTTTAACACCAGGGAGGTTAGTGAATTAGAACAAGCAAAACAGGCGCTAATTGAGCAGCGCCCTTTAGTCCTAGCTTATGTAGGGGATGAGGTTAAGGACAAAATGATTGGGGAAGAGGCTGCCTTCGCCGTAGTCTGGTCTGGGGATGCCGTATATTGTAAAAGAGAAAATCCAAATCTTGAATATGTAATCCCCAAGGAAGGTTCAAACTTTTGGTTCGATGCAATGGCTATCCCGTCATCAGCCAAAAATAAAGAAGAAGCCGAAATGTTTATAAATTATTTATGTGAAACCGATATTGCCTTTGCCAATACGAATTATATAGGATATTCTACCCCTCATATAGCAGCAAAGGAAATGCTTGAGGAGGATATCCTATATGATAGGGCTGCTTACCCCCTCGAAGAAGACATAGCACATTGTGAAATTTTCAAAGACTTAGGGGGCTTTGTTAAAGAGTACGATAGAATATGGACTGAAATTATGGCACAATAA
- a CDS encoding ABC transporter permease, whose product MVKNIINRIYLFIIFVFLYAPIAVLIVFSFNDSKSRARWSGFTLKWYEGLLRSPDIKKALYYTIIIAILSSVISTVIGTIAAIGIHNMKKWKKGLVMNLTYLPILNPDIVTGISLMILFIFIRLKLGFFSMLLAHITFNIPYVILSVMPKLKQLNKHLYEAALDLGATPTYAFFKVILPEIMPGIITGALLAFTLSLDDFVISFFNTSSGVTNLSITIYSMARKGVNPTINALSTLMFLTVLILLFIVNKRTSKDTH is encoded by the coding sequence ATGGTAAAAAACATAATAAATCGCATCTATTTGTTTATAATATTTGTATTCCTATATGCCCCTATTGCAGTGCTCATTGTTTTTTCTTTTAATGATTCTAAATCAAGGGCCCGCTGGAGTGGTTTTACCCTTAAGTGGTATGAGGGATTATTAAGAAGCCCGGATATAAAAAAGGCCCTTTATTATACTATAATCATTGCTATACTATCTTCTGTTATCTCTACAGTTATTGGTACTATCGCAGCCATAGGGATACACAATATGAAAAAATGGAAAAAAGGATTGGTAATGAATCTTACTTATTTGCCAATACTTAACCCAGATATTGTAACCGGTATATCCCTTATGATTTTATTTATCTTTATTCGCCTAAAATTAGGGTTTTTTTCAATGCTCTTGGCACATATTACATTTAATATACCCTATGTTATTTTGTCTGTAATGCCTAAGCTAAAACAGTTAAATAAACATCTGTATGAGGCGGCTTTAGACCTTGGAGCAACCCCTACCTATGCGTTTTTTAAAGTTATATTGCCTGAAATTATGCCTGGTATTATAACCGGTGCCCTATTGGCCTTTACCCTGTCTTTGGATGATTTTGTAATCAGCTTTTTTAATACCAGTTCAGGGGTAACTAATTTATCTATTACTATTTATTCTATGGCAAGAAAAGGAGTAAATCCAACTATCAATGCATTGTCTACATTAATGTTTCTTACTGTATTGATTTTACTCTTTATTGTTAATAAAAGAACTTCAAAAGATACCCATTGA
- a CDS encoding cupin domain-containing protein: MNIGEKIKLLRITNGLTQEELANRCELTKGFISQVERDLTSPSIATLVDILECLGTNLKNFFNEAEEEKIVFHKDDIFIQEDLDNKNEIHWIIPNAQKNHMEPIMLVMEKGGSSIPHPPHEGEEFGYVLSGNILINIGNNKYKAKKGETFCFKPSKSHFISNTGNSKAKILWVCTPPSF, from the coding sequence ATGAATATCGGTGAAAAAATAAAATTACTAAGGATTACTAATGGCTTAACTCAAGAAGAACTAGCTAACCGTTGCGAACTTACAAAGGGATTTATTTCTCAAGTTGAAAGGGATTTAACATCTCCTTCTATTGCAACCTTAGTTGATATTTTAGAATGCTTGGGAACCAATTTAAAAAACTTTTTCAATGAAGCCGAAGAAGAAAAAATCGTATTTCACAAGGATGATATTTTTATTCAAGAGGACCTTGATAATAAAAACGAAATACATTGGATAATCCCAAATGCACAGAAAAATCATATGGAACCTATTATGCTTGTTATGGAAAAAGGCGGAAGTTCCATACCACATCCACCCCACGAAGGGGAAGAATTCGGGTATGTTTTATCGGGAAATATTTTAATCAATATTGGTAATAACAAGTATAAGGCGAAAAAAGGCGAAACCTTTTGCTTTAAACCTTCTAAATCTCATTTTATTTCCAATACAGGAAATTCAAAGGCAAAAATATTATGGGTATGCACCCCACCTAGTTTCTAA
- a CDS encoding ATP-binding protein, which yields MINNLLIYRSLLEDKLISATQRLITDLKQQNKDGTKLQNDFSEIISQLLEFGFKYNLRDSLWKNYIIHLVIEDENIFSLSCEKENNKRDTAIEMVVKRDLLILSEFAHIDWDIIASKLKIEPLSFLNASQKDNIAIDDIINKLARYYYENGCGMMGKYRAFRWEDGLKGIENPDNIRLKDLIGYEEQKKILKENTEGFLEGKSANNVLLFGDRGTGKSSSVKALLNEYAHRGLRLIELNKNQLIDFNKIISLIRNRNRYFIIFMDDLSFEEFEIEYKHMKAVIEGGIEKKPDNVLIYATSNRRHLIKETWNDRQNTEEIHISDSVQEKISLADRFGISITYISPSQEEYLKIVEGLAAKHQIDIPREELRKKALQWEMWHNGRSGRTARQFIDYISGK from the coding sequence ATGATAAATAATTTATTGATTTATAGAAGTCTTTTGGAGGATAAGCTAATAAGTGCAACCCAAAGACTTATTACGGATTTGAAACAGCAAAACAAGGATGGTACCAAATTACAAAATGATTTTTCAGAAATTATCTCACAGCTTCTTGAATTTGGTTTTAAATATAACTTAAGAGATTCTTTGTGGAAAAATTATATAATTCATTTAGTAATTGAGGATGAAAATATTTTTAGTCTTTCCTGTGAAAAAGAAAATAATAAAAGGGATACAGCAATAGAAATGGTTGTGAAAAGGGATTTGTTAATTTTGAGTGAATTTGCCCATATAGATTGGGATATAATAGCAAGCAAACTTAAAATAGAGCCCTTATCATTTTTAAATGCATCCCAAAAAGATAATATCGCCATAGACGATATCATTAATAAATTGGCACGGTATTATTATGAAAATGGCTGCGGTATGATGGGGAAATATAGGGCATTTAGGTGGGAAGACGGATTAAAAGGTATAGAAAATCCCGACAACATAAGACTTAAGGATTTAATAGGCTATGAGGAACAAAAAAAGATTTTAAAGGAAAACACAGAAGGTTTTCTAGAAGGGAAAAGTGCAAATAATGTTTTGTTATTTGGAGATAGGGGGACAGGGAAATCTTCTTCTGTTAAAGCTCTTTTAAATGAATATGCCCACAGGGGTCTTAGATTAATTGAATTAAACAAAAATCAACTTATTGATTTTAATAAAATAATATCCCTTATTAGAAATAGGAATAGATATTTTATAATATTTATGGATGATTTATCCTTCGAAGAATTTGAAATAGAATATAAGCATATGAAAGCTGTCATCGAAGGGGGTATAGAGAAAAAACCGGATAATGTTTTAATCTATGCTACATCTAATAGAAGACATTTGATAAAAGAAACGTGGAATGATAGGCAAAACACTGAAGAAATACATATTTCTGATTCTGTTCAAGAAAAGATATCCTTGGCAGATAGGTTTGGCATAAGCATTACTTATATATCCCCAAGTCAGGAAGAATACCTTAAAATAGTAGAGGGTTTAGCGGCCAAACATCAAATAGATATCCCAAGGGAAGAATTGCGAAAAAAAGCGCTACAATGGGAAATGTGGCATAATGGCCGCTCTGGAAGGACGGCTCGCCAGTTTATTGATTATATTTCAGGAAAATAA
- a CDS encoding ABC transporter ATP-binding protein, whose protein sequence is MAKNIIELVDISKTYDSTEVLKGINLYIKKNEFLTLLGPSGCGKTTTLRIIGGFEFPTRGKIIFEGKNINSLPPYKRKVNTVFQKYALFSHMNVEENIAFGLKIKKVNEKTIQEKIHKILKLVNLEGYEKRSIDSLSGGQQQRIAIARALVNEPDVLLLDEPLGALDLKLRQDMQVELKRMQKQLGITFIYVTHDQEEALTMSDTIVVMKDGIIQQIGTPEDIYNEPKNAFVADFIGESNIISGIMKQDCLVEFSKTAFQCVDKGFALNQPVDVVIRPEDIEVSSNEQGMLSGIVQSTTFKGVHYEMIIKTDSFEWMVHSTAMYPPKSAVGINIAPHNIHIMKKVVNQ, encoded by the coding sequence ATGGCAAAGAATATAATCGAATTAGTAGATATCTCAAAAACTTATGACTCTACGGAAGTGCTTAAGGGCATTAATCTCTATATCAAAAAAAATGAGTTTTTAACTCTACTAGGTCCTAGTGGGTGTGGCAAAACCACTACCTTAAGAATTATTGGAGGGTTTGAATTTCCTACAAGGGGCAAAATTATTTTTGAAGGAAAAAATATTAATTCCCTTCCTCCTTACAAAAGAAAGGTAAATACTGTCTTTCAAAAATATGCCTTGTTTTCTCATATGAATGTTGAAGAAAACATTGCCTTTGGCCTTAAAATCAAGAAAGTAAATGAAAAAACTATACAAGAAAAAATTCATAAGATATTAAAATTAGTTAACCTTGAAGGATATGAAAAACGCTCCATTGATTCCCTTAGTGGCGGACAACAACAAAGAATTGCCATTGCCAGAGCTTTAGTAAATGAACCAGATGTATTGTTATTGGATGAACCCCTTGGTGCCCTTGACTTAAAACTAAGGCAGGATATGCAAGTGGAACTTAAGAGAATGCAAAAACAGCTGGGCATTACATTTATATATGTAACCCATGACCAAGAAGAAGCCTTAACGATGTCTGATACTATTGTCGTTATGAAAGATGGGATTATTCAACAAATTGGAACCCCGGAAGATATCTATAACGAACCAAAAAATGCCTTTGTTGCAGATTTTATTGGGGAAAGCAATATTATCTCAGGAATAATGAAACAAGATTGCTTGGTCGAATTTAGCAAAACCGCATTCCAGTGTGTGGATAAGGGTTTTGCCCTTAATCAGCCAGTAGATGTGGTTATAAGGCCTGAAGATATAGAGGTAAGCTCTAATGAACAAGGAATGCTTTCTGGTATAGTCCAGTCGACCACCTTCAAGGGAGTCCATTATGAGATGATTATTAAAACGGATTCCTTCGAATGGATGGTTCATAGCACTGCCATGTATCCTCCGAAATCAGCAGTGGGGATTAATATCGCCCCCCACAATATTCATATTATGAAAAAGGTGGTGAACCAATGA
- a CDS encoding folate family ECF transporter S component — protein MNKSKVFDTKILVSCGLLSGISIILTRFFSYMIPLAGFPVLRIGFGDIPVIISGILFGPIAGALTGGVSDILGFIINPMGGPYIPGMTVGAILRGLLPGLIYWVIRNHKVKINFHIINVIFSLIMAVGAIYVPMTQNIEISNFILILYGLVALAFIVLPIILGIIVKSKDSLYSFDKILFVVTVGYFIISLIINTFVLAITYEKGFLAFLPGRIIAGLVIIPLHSFIIFVLSRWFKHI, from the coding sequence TTGAATAAATCAAAAGTTTTTGATACAAAGATTTTGGTCTCTTGTGGACTGCTTTCAGGAATTAGCATTATATTGACTAGATTTTTCTCATATATGATTCCCTTGGCAGGGTTCCCGGTTCTACGCATAGGATTTGGGGATATACCCGTTATAATAAGTGGTATACTCTTTGGACCTATTGCTGGAGCATTAACCGGGGGGGTAAGCGATATCTTGGGATTTATCATTAATCCCATGGGTGGGCCTTATATCCCTGGGATGACAGTAGGGGCAATTTTGAGAGGATTATTACCGGGTTTAATTTATTGGGTAATTAGAAACCATAAAGTCAAGATTAATTTTCATATTATAAATGTTATATTTAGCCTTATTATGGCGGTAGGGGCAATATATGTTCCTATGACCCAAAATATTGAGATATCGAATTTTATTTTGATACTATATGGGTTAGTTGCTCTAGCATTTATAGTGCTTCCTATTATATTAGGGATAATCGTAAAATCAAAAGATAGCCTATATTCATTTGATAAGATATTATTTGTAGTAACCGTAGGGTATTTTATAATTTCACTAATAATAAATACCTTTGTGCTTGCAATTACTTATGAAAAGGGATTTCTGGCATTCTTACCTGGAAGGATAATTGCAGGGTTGGTTATTATCCCGCTACATTCTTTTATAATATTTGTCTTATCACGATGGTTTAAACATATTTAA
- a CDS encoding ABC transporter permease produces MGIFVVVPLILVFFFSITTSSDGTLVFSLEHYRRFMEPLYLKVLLKSISLAGVSTIICLILGYPVALILAGRQMNKKSFLLFLFVLPMWMNFLLRTYAWMTLLEKNGFINTILSLFGLGPFQLLYNDAAVILGMVYNFLPFMVLPIYSVLRKIDHSIIEAAEDLGANQIIIFKKIIFPLSLPGVFSGISMVFMPAVTTFVISRLLGGGQYMLIGNLIERQFLLAGDWNFGSAISIVMMIIILISMGVTSKYDKEHEGGGLW; encoded by the coding sequence ATGGGGATTTTCGTTGTTGTTCCTTTAATTTTAGTCTTTTTTTTCAGTATCACCACTTCTAGTGATGGAACACTCGTATTTTCCTTGGAGCATTACCGACGCTTTATGGAACCTCTTTACCTTAAGGTATTGTTAAAATCTATTTCCCTTGCAGGAGTAAGCACAATAATATGTCTTATTTTAGGTTACCCCGTAGCTCTTATTTTAGCCGGCAGACAAATGAATAAAAAAAGTTTTCTTCTTTTTTTATTCGTTCTGCCTATGTGGATGAATTTCTTACTTAGGACCTACGCCTGGATGACTCTACTCGAAAAGAATGGATTTATTAATACCATATTATCCCTCTTTGGATTGGGTCCATTCCAACTCCTATACAATGATGCCGCCGTTATATTGGGTATGGTTTATAACTTTCTACCCTTTATGGTCCTTCCTATTTATTCGGTATTGAGAAAAATTGATCATAGTATCATCGAGGCAGCTGAGGATTTGGGAGCCAACCAAATTATAATATTTAAAAAAATAATATTTCCCTTAAGTCTACCTGGGGTTTTTTCTGGTATATCTATGGTATTTATGCCTGCCGTCACCACCTTTGTTATTTCAAGACTTCTCGGGGGAGGTCAATATATGCTTATTGGAAATTTAATCGAAAGACAATTCCTTTTAGCCGGGGATTGGAATTTTGGTTCCGCCATATCTATTGTTATGATGATTATTATTTTAATAAGTATGGGTGTTACATCAAAATATGATAAAGAACATGAGGGGGGAGGACTATGGTAA
- a CDS encoding peptidoglycan-binding protein translates to MRYPAAMDRQSTGKLVVDVFTARQGRLAPVNNATVAIRQRTRYTRQNQPLEVVITNESGKTETVSLSTPSIELTQEPPQQQPYSTYDVEIQAPGYETLLIEGVQLFADSTAIQNVILGPEGSMERQVNEIIIEPHTLWGTYPPKIPEDPIKQEPPPTGFVVLDQPVVPQFVIVHDGVPDNSVAPNYTVSFKDYIKNVASSEIFPTWPESTIRANVLAILSFTLNRVFTEWYRGKGYNFTITSSTAYDHAFFYGRNIYESVSQIVDEIFVNYIKRPGFRQPLLTQYCDGVKVECPTWMTQWGSKNLGDQGLDAVSILRSFYGQDISLDTAPRVAGIPSSYPGTSLTIGSSGPSVRTIQEQLNAISNNFPAIPKVRADGNFGEQTADSVKKFQEVFNLTPDGIVGSATWYKISDIYVAVTRIAELV, encoded by the coding sequence ATGCGCTATCCAGCAGCGATGGATCGACAATCCACTGGAAAATTAGTAGTAGATGTTTTTACTGCCAGACAGGGACGGCTTGCCCCAGTTAATAATGCAACTGTGGCAATCCGTCAAAGGACTAGGTATACTAGACAAAACCAACCGCTTGAGGTAGTTATCACCAATGAATCAGGAAAAACAGAAACTGTTTCACTTAGTACACCTTCTATTGAACTTACCCAAGAGCCTCCGCAGCAACAGCCTTACTCCACCTATGATGTTGAGATACAAGCCCCAGGGTATGAAACCTTACTAATTGAAGGGGTACAGCTTTTTGCAGATTCAACTGCTATCCAAAACGTAATCCTAGGACCTGAAGGTTCGATGGAAAGACAAGTTAATGAAATCATTATTGAGCCTCATACTCTATGGGGAACCTATCCACCAAAAATCCCCGAAGACCCTATAAAACAAGAACCCCCTCCAACGGGATTTGTTGTGCTAGATCAACCGGTTGTTCCCCAATTTGTAATCGTTCATGATGGGGTTCCCGATAATTCTGTTGCCCCTAACTATACAGTCAGTTTTAAAGATTATATAAAAAATGTTGCATCCAGTGAAATCTTCCCCACATGGCCTGAATCTACTATCCGTGCTAATGTCCTTGCTATTTTATCTTTCACCCTAAACAGGGTATTCACAGAATGGTATAGGGGTAAGGGGTATAATTTTACCATAACTTCTTCCACTGCCTACGATCATGCTTTCTTCTACGGACGAAATATTTATGAATCCGTCTCTCAGATTGTAGATGAAATATTTGTAAATTATATAAAAAGACCAGGATTTCGCCAGCCCCTCCTTACCCAATACTGTGATGGTGTTAAGGTAGAATGCCCCACGTGGATGACACAATGGGGATCTAAGAACTTAGGCGATCAAGGTTTAGATGCTGTAAGTATCCTTAGAAGCTTCTATGGGCAAGATATATCCCTTGACACTGCCCCAAGAGTAGCTGGTATTCCTTCTTCTTATCCCGGCACTAGTCTAACTATAGGTTCTAGCGGACCCTCAGTTAGAACGATACAAGAACAACTTAATGCCATCTCAAATAACTTTCCAGCTATTCCTAAGGTAAGAGCCGATGGGAATTTCGGAGAACAAACAGCAGATTCTGTTAAAAAATTTCAAGAAGTGTTTAATCTAACTCCCGATGGGATTGTGGGGTCGGCTACCTGGTATAAAATCTCTGATATATATGTGGCTGTAACAAGAATTGCAGAACTGGTATAA
- a CDS encoding aminotransferase class I/II-fold pyridoxal phosphate-dependent enzyme, translated as MEKSKHYLHGGDLEAIEKLYKIPRDKLIDFSSNVNPLGISPKAKEELAHNLDLISTYPDREYINLRQKISKYTGASFESIIVGNGSTELISLFIKLINPKKSLVIGPTYSEYEREILLGGGKIEYYPLKEKLDFEIDIENLKNSLSEDLSLLVICNPNNPTSSAISNSDLDVIINHCKSKGIYVLIDETYIEFTENMEKLESISLSKSYDNLIILRGISKFFSSPGLRFGYGICGNKDLINKMNDYKNPWTINILASFGAGIMLEDREYIKATKKMICSERTKMYNALKSWKNIKVYEPKANFILFKLLRGDINSTEIFEKLIKQNMIIRDAASFPFLNSRYMRFCFLLPEQNQQLIDYLYELIEQ; from the coding sequence ATGGAAAAATCTAAACATTACCTACACGGGGGAGATCTTGAAGCTATAGAAAAGCTATATAAAATTCCAAGAGATAAACTTATTGATTTTAGCTCCAATGTTAACCCTTTAGGAATTTCTCCAAAAGCTAAAGAAGAATTAGCACATAATCTTGATTTGATTTCTACTTATCCAGATAGAGAATATATTAATCTTCGTCAAAAAATCTCTAAATACACGGGAGCTAGTTTTGAGTCTATCATAGTGGGCAATGGCTCAACGGAACTTATTTCCCTATTTATTAAACTAATAAATCCAAAAAAGTCTTTGGTTATAGGTCCCACTTATTCAGAATACGAAAGAGAAATTCTTTTAGGTGGCGGTAAGATAGAGTATTACCCCTTAAAGGAAAAATTGGATTTTGAGATTGATATAGAAAATCTTAAAAACTCTTTATCAGAAGATTTATCTTTACTCGTTATATGTAATCCAAACAATCCCACAAGTTCTGCTATTTCAAATTCTGATTTGGATGTGATAATTAATCATTGTAAGTCAAAAGGCATATATGTTCTAATTGATGAAACTTATATAGAATTTACAGAAAACATGGAAAAACTAGAGTCAATTTCCTTATCAAAATCATATGATAACCTAATTATTCTAAGGGGAATATCCAAATTCTTTTCTTCCCCGGGACTTCGTTTTGGATACGGTATATGCGGAAACAAAGACTTAATTAATAAAATGAATGACTATAAAAATCCATGGACCATAAATATATTAGCTTCCTTTGGTGCAGGAATTATGTTAGAAGATAGGGAGTATATTAAAGCCACAAAAAAAATGATTTGCTCAGAAAGAACTAAAATGTATAATGCCTTAAAATCTTGGAAAAACATTAAGGTATACGAACCCAAAGCTAATTTTATCCTTTTTAAGCTTCTTAGGGGTGATATTAACTCCACAGAGATTTTCGAGAAACTTATTAAGCAAAATATGATTATAAGAGATGCCGCTAGCTTTCCGTTTTTAAATTCTAGGTATATGAGATTTTGTTTTTTACTTCCAGAACAAAACCAACAACTTATAGATTATCTTTACGAACTGATTGAACAGTAA
- a CDS encoding Hsp70 family protein codes for MGTLGLDVERGLFLGIDFGTTNSVVSVYDFKEGQVQTIPIDGSNVFPTAVQFETDPDDPDKLSRIFGIQAKEAAIIYPQSTVLSIKRLLGSEEKVKIVVDDKEYEFTPEQVTGEILGYLKQKADEYAQEELNIAGEFSGCVITVPANSTDKQKKMTKEAAKLAGFDEDNIYLRLEPAAAAISYAVNERKNKKVLVYDFGGGTFDACVLDIRMTDTDEPSISILSTFGDNYLGGNDVDKIIIDMVYEEFKKMTNEEINLFDLNADDGASKRQKTTALVRLAQVANQAKERLSSAKSTKVVLAPFIQEPKIININMEITKDAFLNHKRINQLGDSDEVFSKLEGKSVEDLIERSIECIDECLRAASLEARDIDETFLVGGSSAIPRIREKIKEKFGKEPFKSKISPALSISQGAAHYCNMIMMPTVKGPIVQEKTIHPLGLEISGRRFMEIVKSGVDIPEEGLTIEAAELLVTNFDNVTSMAIVVYENMRPSSEEKKASYVMEDGMKRLAGTSLRGIPSKAKGEEKVKVIFHIGQDNMLKVMAKSMSTSGVETELSVDDLY; via the coding sequence GTGGGAACACTAGGATTAGATGTAGAAAGAGGATTGTTTTTAGGAATCGACTTTGGAACAACAAACTCAGTAGTAAGTGTGTATGACTTTAAAGAAGGACAAGTACAAACCATACCCATTGATGGAAGCAATGTTTTCCCAACGGCGGTACAATTCGAAACGGATCCCGATGATCCTGATAAACTATCTAGGATTTTTGGGATACAGGCAAAAGAAGCAGCTATAATTTATCCGCAAAGTACAGTTTTATCGATAAAGCGCCTTCTAGGAAGTGAAGAAAAAGTAAAAATAGTGGTAGATGATAAAGAGTATGAATTTACTCCCGAGCAGGTGACTGGGGAGATATTAGGGTATCTTAAGCAAAAAGCTGATGAATATGCTCAAGAGGAACTAAATATAGCAGGAGAATTCTCAGGCTGCGTAATAACCGTTCCTGCCAATTCAACGGATAAACAAAAGAAAATGACAAAAGAAGCCGCAAAACTAGCAGGTTTTGATGAAGATAACATATACCTTAGATTAGAACCGGCAGCTGCAGCAATTTCATATGCAGTCAACGAAAGAAAAAATAAAAAGGTATTGGTTTATGATTTTGGGGGCGGAACCTTTGATGCTTGTGTTCTGGATATAAGGATGACAGATACCGATGAACCCTCTATATCTATACTAAGTACCTTTGGTGACAATTATCTAGGTGGAAATGACGTAGATAAAATAATAATAGATATGGTTTATGAAGAATTTAAAAAAATGACTAATGAGGAAATTAATCTATTTGATTTAAACGCTGATGATGGTGCATCAAAACGGCAAAAAACAACAGCTTTAGTTCGCCTTGCCCAAGTAGCTAACCAAGCTAAGGAAAGACTTTCATCGGCTAAATCCACCAAAGTTGTTTTAGCTCCATTTATCCAGGAACCTAAAATTATTAATATCAATATGGAAATTACAAAGGATGCCTTTTTAAACCATAAAAGAATCAACCAGTTAGGGGATTCCGATGAAGTATTTAGTAAACTAGAAGGGAAATCGGTAGAAGACTTAATAGAAAGAAGTATTGAGTGTATTGATGAATGTCTAAGAGCTGCCTCCTTAGAAGCTAGAGATATTGATGAAACATTCTTAGTGGGAGGTTCCTCTGCGATTCCTAGAATAAGGGAGAAAATAAAAGAAAAGTTTGGAAAAGAACCCTTTAAATCAAAAATTAGTCCCGCCCTAAGTATTTCTCAAGGGGCAGCCCATTACTGCAATATGATTATGATGCCTACGGTAAAGGGACCTATTGTTCAAGAAAAGACCATTCACCCTTTAGGGCTCGAAATATCAGGTAGAAGATTTATGGAGATTGTAAAAAGTGGTGTAGATATTCCTGAGGAGGGTCTTACTATAGAGGCGGCGGAACTTTTGGTTACTAATTTTGACAATGTAACCAGTATGGCAATAGTTGTTTATGAAAACATGAGACCCTCTAGTGAAGAAAAGAAAGCTTCCTATGTAATGGAAGATGGTATGAAACGCCTTGCAGGAACGAGCCTAAGGGGTATCCCGTCTAAGGCAAAGGGAGAAGAAAAGGTAAAAGTAATCTTTCATATAGGACAGGACAATATGCTTAAGGTAATGGCTAAAAGCATGAGTACTAGTGGAGTAGAGACGGAGCTATCTGTAGACGACTTATACTAA